One window from the genome of Malus domestica chromosome 01, GDT2T_hap1 encodes:
- the LOC139197342 gene encoding NAC domain-containing protein 83-like: protein MGTLGSNRKTRGGGASDPVGFRFYPTPEELVDHYLKLKKQDKDFKSDHIAEFDVCNFDPWDLAARIPSDDMVWYFFSRKDYKYINSNRSNRTTPGGHWKITGKERAIKARRSKALIGKKRTLTFYQRCQPKPKKTDWVMHEFYLLDSEAISNPKLHQKDFVLCRMKKNSDMEDTSIGEVELGSYSVSNVEDHAAAVVTPEDYSSSTFLSSGYIELGDIPHGNDNIDDCNAMQSPFGYNNYFYPDKNDISTCDEGEPPGLTMSDFENEVLDHMSQEVCPPREENLELFFYPPQPEDYTLEPLMNMTVGDVLHDNEFRSPI from the exons ATGGGAACATTGGGAAGCAACAGAAAAACAAGAGGAGGAGGGGCATCAGACCCAGTAGGGTTCAGATTCTACCCCACTCCGGAGGAACTGGTGGACCATTACTTGAAGCTCAAGAAACAGGACAAAGATTTCAAATCTGATCACATTGCGGAATTCGATGTCTGCAACTTCGACCCTTGGGATTTGGCTG CTCGCATTCCATCCGACGATATGGTGTGGTACTTCTTCAGCCGAAAGGATTACAAGTACATCAACAGCAACCGGTCCAACCGAACCACACCAGGAGGCCACTGGAAAATCACAGGCAAGGAGCGTGCGATCAAGGCTCGGCGGTCCAAAGCTCTCATTGGGAAGAAGAGGACCTTGACATTCTACCAACGTTGTCAGCCTAAACCCAAAAAAACCGACTGGGTCATGCACGAGTTCTATCTCCTTGATAGTGAAGCCATCTCTAATCCTAAGCTGCATCAG AAGGATTTTGTTCTCTGTCGCATGAAGAAAAATTCCGATATGGAGGATACCTCAATCGGTGAAGTTGAACTTGGCAGCTACAGTGTGTCTAATGTTGAAGATCATGCTGCAGCTGTTGTGACTCCAGAG GATTACAGTTCTTCTACATTCCTATCATCAGGATACATAGAGTTGGGAGATATTCCGCATGGCAATGACAATATTGATGATTGCAATGCAATGCAATCACCATTTGgatataataattatttttatccTGATAAGAATGATATTTCAACCTGTGATGAAGGTGAACCTCCTGGCTTGACCATGTCTGATTTCGAAAATGAAGTTCTAGATCACATGTCTCAAGAG GTATGTCCTCCACGAGAAGAAAATCTGGAATTGTTCTTTTATCCACCTCAGCCAGAGGACTACACATTGGAGCCACTAATGAACATGACAGTGGGAGATGTTTTGCATGACAATGAGTTTCGGTCCCCAATTTGA